From one Equus asinus isolate D_3611 breed Donkey chromosome 5, EquAss-T2T_v2, whole genome shotgun sequence genomic stretch:
- the PGD gene encoding 6-phosphogluconate dehydrogenase, decarboxylating isoform X2, with protein MGQNLILNMNDHGFVVCAFNRTVSKVDDFLANEAKGTKVVGAHSLEEMVSKLKKPRRIILLVKAGQAVDDFIEKLVPLLDTGDIIIDGGNSEYRDTTRRCRDLKAKGILFVGSGVSGGEEGARHGPSLMPGGNKEAWPHIKMIFQGIAAKVGTGEPCCDWVGSEGAGHFVKMVHNGIEYGDMQLICEAYHLMKDVLGMEHNEMAKAFEEWNKTELDSFLIEITANILKFQDTDGKYLLPKIRDSAGQKGTGKWTAISALEYGVPVTLIGEAVFARCLSSLKDERIQASGKLKGPRKIQFEGDKKSFLEDIRKALYASKIISYAQGFMLLRQAATEFGWTLNYGGIALMWRGGCIIRSVFLGKIKDAFDRNPELENLLLDDFFRSAVESCQDSWRRAVSTGVQMGIPMPCFTTALSFYDGYRHEMLPANLIQAQRDYFGAHTYELLAKPGQFIHTNWTGHGGSVSSSSYNA; from the exons ATGGGTCAGAACTTAATTTTGAACATGAATGATCATGGCTTTGTG GTCTGTGCTTTTAACAGGACGGTCTCCAAAGTTGATGATTTCTTGGCCAATGAGGCAAAGGGCACCAAGGTGGTTGGGGCCCACTCCTTGGAGGAGATGGTCTCCAAGCTGAAGAAGCCACGGCGGATCATACTGCTCGTGAAGGCTGGCCAGGCTGTCGACGATTTCATCGAAAAGTTG GTACCATTGTTGGACACTGGTGACATCATCATTGATGGAGGAAATTCTGAGTACAGGGATACTACA aGACGATGTCGAGACCTCAAGGCCAAGGGCATCTTGTTTGTGGGGAGCGGAGTTAGTGGTGGAGAAGAGGGGGCACGGCATGGCCCGTCACTTATGCCAGGAGGGAACAAGGAAGCTTG GCCTCACATCAAGATGATCTTCCAAGGCATCGCTGCGAAAGTAGGAACAGGAGAACCCTGCTGTGACTGG GTGGGAAGCGAGGGAGCAGGACACTTTGTGAAGATGGTGCACAATGGCATCGAGTACGGCGATATGCAGCTGATCTGTGAAGCTTACCACCTGATGAAAGACGTTCTGGGCATGGAGCATAACGAGATGGCAAAG GCATTTGAGGAGTGGAATAAGACAGAGCTAGACTCATTCCTGATTGAAATCACAGCCAATATTCTCAAGTTTCAAGATACCGATGGCAAGTACCTGCTGCCAAAGATCAGGGACAGTGCGGGGCAGAAGGGCACTGGGAAGTGGACTGCCATCTCGGCCCTGGAGTACGGTGTTCCCGTCACCCTCATCG GAGAAGCGGTCTTTGCTCGATGCTTATCGTCTCTGAAGGATGAGAGGATTCAAGCTAGCGGGAAGCTGAAGGGTCCTCGAAAGATCCAGTTTGAAGGTGATAAGAAATCTTTCCTGGAGGACATTCGAAAG GCCCTCTATGCTTCCAAGATCATCTCTTATGCTCAGGGCTTTATGCTGCTAAGACAGGCAGCCACTGAATTTGGCTGGACCCTCAACTACGGCGGCATTGCCCTGATGTGGAGGGGCGGCTGCATCATCAGAAG TGTGTtcctaggaaaaataaaagatgcattTGATCGAAACCCAGAACTTGAGAATCTGCTGCTGGATGATTTCTTCAGGTCGGCTGTTGAAAGCTGCCAG GACTCCTGGCGGCGGGCAGTCAGTACTGGTGTCCAGATGGGCATTCCCATGCCCTGCTTCACCACTGCTCTTTCCTTCTATGATGGATACAGACATGAAATGCTACCAGCCAACCTAATCCAG GCTCAGCGGGATTACTTTGGGGCTCACACGTATGAACTCTTAGCCAAACCCGGACAGTTTATCCACACTAATTGGACAGGCCATGGCGGCAGTGTGTCATCCTCTTCGTACAATGCCTAA
- the PGD gene encoding 6-phosphogluconate dehydrogenase, decarboxylating isoform X1: protein MAQADIALIGLAVMGQNLILNMNDHGFVVCAFNRTVSKVDDFLANEAKGTKVVGAHSLEEMVSKLKKPRRIILLVKAGQAVDDFIEKLVPLLDTGDIIIDGGNSEYRDTTRRCRDLKAKGILFVGSGVSGGEEGARHGPSLMPGGNKEAWPHIKMIFQGIAAKVGTGEPCCDWVGSEGAGHFVKMVHNGIEYGDMQLICEAYHLMKDVLGMEHNEMAKAFEEWNKTELDSFLIEITANILKFQDTDGKYLLPKIRDSAGQKGTGKWTAISALEYGVPVTLIGEAVFARCLSSLKDERIQASGKLKGPRKIQFEGDKKSFLEDIRKALYASKIISYAQGFMLLRQAATEFGWTLNYGGIALMWRGGCIIRSVFLGKIKDAFDRNPELENLLLDDFFRSAVESCQDSWRRAVSTGVQMGIPMPCFTTALSFYDGYRHEMLPANLIQAQRDYFGAHTYELLAKPGQFIHTNWTGHGGSVSSSSYNA, encoded by the exons AGCTGATATTGCACTGATTGGACTCGCTGTGATGGGTCAGAACTTAATTTTGAACATGAATGATCATGGCTTTGTG GTCTGTGCTTTTAACAGGACGGTCTCCAAAGTTGATGATTTCTTGGCCAATGAGGCAAAGGGCACCAAGGTGGTTGGGGCCCACTCCTTGGAGGAGATGGTCTCCAAGCTGAAGAAGCCACGGCGGATCATACTGCTCGTGAAGGCTGGCCAGGCTGTCGACGATTTCATCGAAAAGTTG GTACCATTGTTGGACACTGGTGACATCATCATTGATGGAGGAAATTCTGAGTACAGGGATACTACA aGACGATGTCGAGACCTCAAGGCCAAGGGCATCTTGTTTGTGGGGAGCGGAGTTAGTGGTGGAGAAGAGGGGGCACGGCATGGCCCGTCACTTATGCCAGGAGGGAACAAGGAAGCTTG GCCTCACATCAAGATGATCTTCCAAGGCATCGCTGCGAAAGTAGGAACAGGAGAACCCTGCTGTGACTGG GTGGGAAGCGAGGGAGCAGGACACTTTGTGAAGATGGTGCACAATGGCATCGAGTACGGCGATATGCAGCTGATCTGTGAAGCTTACCACCTGATGAAAGACGTTCTGGGCATGGAGCATAACGAGATGGCAAAG GCATTTGAGGAGTGGAATAAGACAGAGCTAGACTCATTCCTGATTGAAATCACAGCCAATATTCTCAAGTTTCAAGATACCGATGGCAAGTACCTGCTGCCAAAGATCAGGGACAGTGCGGGGCAGAAGGGCACTGGGAAGTGGACTGCCATCTCGGCCCTGGAGTACGGTGTTCCCGTCACCCTCATCG GAGAAGCGGTCTTTGCTCGATGCTTATCGTCTCTGAAGGATGAGAGGATTCAAGCTAGCGGGAAGCTGAAGGGTCCTCGAAAGATCCAGTTTGAAGGTGATAAGAAATCTTTCCTGGAGGACATTCGAAAG GCCCTCTATGCTTCCAAGATCATCTCTTATGCTCAGGGCTTTATGCTGCTAAGACAGGCAGCCACTGAATTTGGCTGGACCCTCAACTACGGCGGCATTGCCCTGATGTGGAGGGGCGGCTGCATCATCAGAAG TGTGTtcctaggaaaaataaaagatgcattTGATCGAAACCCAGAACTTGAGAATCTGCTGCTGGATGATTTCTTCAGGTCGGCTGTTGAAAGCTGCCAG GACTCCTGGCGGCGGGCAGTCAGTACTGGTGTCCAGATGGGCATTCCCATGCCCTGCTTCACCACTGCTCTTTCCTTCTATGATGGATACAGACATGAAATGCTACCAGCCAACCTAATCCAG GCTCAGCGGGATTACTTTGGGGCTCACACGTATGAACTCTTAGCCAAACCCGGACAGTTTATCCACACTAATTGGACAGGCCATGGCGGCAGTGTGTCATCCTCTTCGTACAATGCCTAA